The Acidobacteriota bacterium genomic sequence GAACCTGGGCTTCATGCCGGTCCCAGACATAGTTTACAAAGGTAATTTCGGTTTTGATGTAATCCATATCGCATGCATAATAATCGGTGCAGTCAATGTAAACTCTGGGCGCATCTTTCTTAAGCTTCTCTATGTTGTTTAGATTCGTTTGCGACATTGCAGGGAAGGCCACAAGATTTGCAAGCAATAGAAAGCAGATTGAATATATCTTCTTGCACATAACAACAACTCCTTTCGTTCGGATCAACTGCAAATCTATGAGGCTCATCAGATGCGCGCCATATGTCTATAGAGATTGGAATACAATCCTCCTTTTTCCACTAATTCGTCATGCTTTCCTTTCTCTAGGATTTTCCCTTCATCGAGCACGACGATTTCATCAGCATTCACAATGGTTGAGAGCCTATGAGCGATGATTATCGTCGTTCTATCAGCGAGAAGCCGTTCAAGTGCCTCCTGGATGAGCGCTTCTTCTTCCAAATCAAGTGAGGAGGTCGCTTCATCAAGAATCAGAATCTTTGGATCTCTCACAAGAGCTCTCGCGATGGCTATCCGCTGCCGCTGGCCCCCTGAAAGCGTCGCTCCTCTGGGGCCCACATCCGTGTCGTATCCTTTTTCCATCGCCATAATGAAATCATG encodes the following:
- a CDS encoding ATP-binding cassette domain-containing protein: HDFIMAMEKGYDTDVGPRGATLSGGQRQRIAIARALVRDPKILILDEATSSLDLEEEALIQEALERLLADRTTIIIAHRLSTIVNADEIVVLDEGKILEKGKHDELVEKGGLYSNLYRHMARI